The Comamonas sp. 26 DNA window GGCATCCAATTTGCTCGTGTCCACATTCATGCCCGTGCCCGGCTGAAAGACAAAGGCCAGCACCAGGCCCAGCGCCAGGGCGACGGTAGTCAGCACTTCAAAGTAGATCAGCGCCTTGACGCCGACACGGCCCACGCGCTTGAGGTCGCCTGCGCCCGCGATGCCATGCACCACCACACAGAACACCAGCACGGGGATGATCATCTTGATGAGTTTGATGAAGCCATCGCCCAAGGGCTTGAGTTTGGCGGCCCACTCAGGGGCCAATAATCCGGCGAGCACACCCAGAATGAGTGCGATCACCACCTGTCCGAAAAGTGATTTGGCAAAGCGGCGCATAGTCGTCTTTCGCATGTTAGAGATTCTTGTATGCAAGTTCATTAAAAACTTGTATGCAAGAATGTAGATAAGCGAAAGCCGTGCCAGAAGAGGGTATTCCCTTGAGATTTCCGCCACTTCAGAGACGATCAGTCTTGACTTGCAGGTATGAAATCCAAGTGCCTCCCTGCCTTGGTGCAGAGCTATCAAACAAGCTGCCCGCATACGGGGCACAAACTGCAGACAGGCCCAGAGACGGTGCACGCAAGCACGATGTTGCAGACCCCGGCCCCGTGGGATTCATGCACTATTTATTTGATAGCTGCTGACATAAGCAATATGAGCGCCCGCCAAGTAGCTCTAAAACAAAAAACGCCTCTCAAGGAGGCGTTTTTTGTACAGCGAAATATCGCTCAGTTATCTGGCGTAATCTTGGCGAACTTCACCAGTTCGGCATATTTGCCCATGTCGGTGCGAATGACCTGAGCGAGGCTTTCGGTGCCGCTGGCTGGCGGGGTACCTGCAACCTCCAGCCTCTGACGGATAGCAGGATCGGCCAGACCGGCCTGTACCGCTTTTTGCAGGCTGGCAACGATGTCTGCGGGAATGCCCTTGGGGGCTGCCAGCGCAAACCAGCCGCTAAGCGCATAGCCTTTGAGCGTAGGATGTTCAGCCAGCGCGGGCACGTTCTTCAGCGTGCTGATGCGCTCGGCCGTGGTGGCACCCAGAATTTTGATCTTGCCTGACTGCACCAGAGGCGCCGAGGCCATAGGCGAGAGAATGGCGAAATCCAGATTGCCTCCACCCAGATCGGCAGTCATCGCAGGCGATCCCTTATAGGGGATGTGAACCAGATGGACACCGGCTGTCTTCTTGATCAGCTCACCCGAAAAATGCGGTGTGGAGCCAATGCCAGGGCTGCCATAGCTGTACTTGCCGGGATTGGCCTTGGCCAGCTTGATGAATTCATCAATATTCTTGACCGGCACATGGGCACCCGCCACCCACAGATTGGGGGCTGAGGCAGTCAGCGCAATTGGTGTCAGGTCGACCGCCGGATCGTACTTTTGCGCGGCGTTGACAAACTTGGTACCGGCCATCTCGTTGCTGGATCCTGCCAGCAAGGTATAGCCATCGGGCTTGGCAGACACCACACGCTGCGCGCCCACCACACCTGCGGCTCCGGGCACGTTCTCGATTACCACGGTGGTGCCCAGCTGCTTGGCCAAGACATCGCCAATCACGCGCCCCACCATATCGACCGAGCCACCGGGAGCGTAGGCCACCACAATGCGAATCGGCTTGCTGGGATAGGCGGTTTGCGCATGCAGCGAGCCTCCCAACAAGGCTGTGGCACAGGCAAACAAGGTGCGTCGAGAGAAGGCGGCTGGACTCAGATTCATGGTGTGCAATATTCAGCAAGGATCACAAGCAATCCATCATCGAAACACAATTGATTGCTCAACAAAATTTATTTCATTGTCCTTTTTAATTCAAGATTTGGAATACATAGAAACCAGAGCATGGCAAGCCGACTGCGTTCTTACTGCCGCACCGGTTTCTCTGTTGATCAAGGCAGCTCATTGCCGAATTGGTTTGTGTTTTCGGACTGTTTCGACAAGCGCCCACTCTGTTTTCTTGTTGACAGCCGTACAGCGCAAGCGCTTTCGCCACAGCCGGTGCCATCAAAGCAACGGCCTCAATGAAAATCGCGGCTGCTCAATCCCACTTGCGCAAAACGCCCCAGCCAGCGCGTCATATCCCTGGCACGCAGCACTACCAAATGGTGAGCAGTTGGCGCTTTATCTGATTGGGCATGAGCATGTTTTCCCTTGTATTCCTCGGCATTCAGCTGCGGAGCCGTACTTGTCTGCCATACGCCTTCCACGGCCAGCAAGCGCGAGGCCAGCAGCGGCGCTTGCCAGCGTGCAAAGGTCTTGGCCCAGACTACGAGATTGATAACGCCAGTCTCATCTTCCAGGGTGATGAACAGCGTGCCCTTGGCCGTGGGCGGGCGCTGGCGCACGGTGACGATGCCGCAGGCCCGCACCTTCTGCCCGGGCAGCATCTGACGCAGCTCGACTGCAGTTTTCAGGCCATGACGTGCTAGCCTGGGGCGCAGCAGAGCTAGCGGGTGGCGGCGCAGGCTCAGCCCCGTGGCGGCGTAGTCGAACATGATTTCCTCGCCCTCTTTCGCCGGCGGCAACGCCAGTTGCGGCTCGAGAATCGGTGCCTGGGAAAAAATGGGCGGCAGAGTGGTCTGGGCCGCAGCATCCCACATCTGCTGGCGGCGGTGACCGGCTAGGCTGCGCAGCGCATCGGCAGCGGCCAGGGCTTCCATATCAGTCCTGTCTAGCCTGGCTCTGATGGCCAAATCGGCAACATCCGCCCATGGGGATTGCGCTGCCTGCTCCTCAATGCGTAGCGCTGCAGCACTGCTCAGCCTGGCGACCCGGTTCAGCCCCAGGCGCACGGCAGGCTGGGGCTGCTCCACGCCGCGCAGGGTCTGCAAAGGTGCCTCCAGCGTGCATAGCCAGTGGCTGTGGCAAACATCCACGGGCAGCACGCGCACACCATGACGGCGCGCATCCTGCACAAGTTGCGAGGGTGAGTAAAAGCCCATGGGCTGGGCGTTGAGCAGAGCCTGCAGAAATATCGCCGGCTCATGGCGCTTGAGCCAGGCACTGGCATAGGCCAGCAGCGCAAAACTGTAGGCATGGCTTTCAGGAAAGCCATATTCGCCAAAGCCCAGCATCTGCGCAAAGATGGCATTGGCAAATTCGGGGCTGTAATCTTTGGCCAGCATGCCGCCAACGAGCTCATCTCGAAAGCGATGCACGCCACCCTTTCGCTTCCAGGCGGCCATGGAGCGGCGCAGCTCGTCCGCCCTGCCCGGTGAAAAACCCGCGGCAACGATGGCGATCTGCATCACCTGCTCCTGAAAAATGGGCACGCCAAAGGTGCGCTTGAGCGCATCTTCAAGCTCCGGCTTTTCAAGCTTGAGCGGCAGATTCCGGCGTGCACGCTCGCGCGCCAGCAGATAGGGGTGGACCATGCCGCCCTGAATAGGGCCGGGCCGCACGATGGCGACCTCGACCACCAGATCATAAAAAGTGCGAGGCAGCAGGCGCGGCAGCATGCTCATCTGGGCCCGACTCTCGATCTGGAAAGTGCCCACGGTATCGGCGCGGCAAATCATGGCGTAGGTGGCCGGGTCCTCCTGGGGAATCTGGTGCAGCTCCCATAACTCGCCGCGCCAACGCGCGCGCTCATTCAATGCATTGCGCAGCATGGTGAGCATGCCCAGGGCCAGCACATCGACCTTGAGCAGACCCACGATATCGAGATCGTCCTTGTCCCACTGAATGATTGAGCGCTTGTCCATGGTGGCAGGCTCCACGGGTACCAGGCGCGTGAGCTTGCCCTCGGTCAGTACAAAACCGCCTACATGCTGGCTCAGGTGACGCGGGCAGTCCTTGAGCTGCCAGGCCAGTTCTATCCAGAGACGCAACTGGTGGGCGCCGACGGCCCAGTCTTTTTCCTGAGCCAGTACCTGGGCCTCCTTGAGCTTGCGCTCCACCCAGTCTTCGGGCAGGACTTCAGGGGCATGCTCCTCCTCGGCCGAATCCACCGCCTCGGCCTGGGCATGCTCGCTGAACCAGTACTGCCCCTTGGCCAGGGCATCGATCAAGTCCGCTGGCAGACCCAGCGCCTTGCCCACATCGCGCAGCGCACTGCGGCTGCGCCAGCAGCTGACCACTGCCGTGAGCGCGGCGCGGTCGCGCCCGTATTTGTCATAGATGTACTGAATCACCTCCTCGCGCCGCGCATGCTCGAAGTCCACATCGATATCGGGCGGCTCCTTGCGCTCCTTGCTGATAAAGCGCTCGAACAGCAGATGGTTGCCTTTTGGGTCCACCGCCGTGATGCCCAGGCAGTAGCAGACCGCCGAATTGGCCGCCGAGCCGCGCCCCTGGCAAAGAATGCCAATACTGCGCGCATAGCGCACGATGTCATGCACGGTGAGAAAGTACATCTCGTACTTTTGATCCGCGATCAGCGCCAGCTCCTTGAGAAGCTGGGTATGCACGTCTTCCGGAATACCTTGGGGATAGCGG harbors:
- a CDS encoding tripartite tricarboxylate transporter substrate binding protein, producing the protein MNLSPAAFSRRTLFACATALLGGSLHAQTAYPSKPIRIVVAYAPGGSVDMVGRVIGDVLAKQLGTTVVIENVPGAAGVVGAQRVVSAKPDGYTLLAGSSNEMAGTKFVNAAQKYDPAVDLTPIALTASAPNLWVAGAHVPVKNIDEFIKLAKANPGKYSYGSPGIGSTPHFSGELIKKTAGVHLVHIPYKGSPAMTADLGGGNLDFAILSPMASAPLVQSGKIKILGATTAERISTLKNVPALAEHPTLKGYALSGWFALAAPKGIPADIVASLQKAVQAGLADPAIRQRLEVAGTPPASGTESLAQVIRTDMGKYAELVKFAKITPDN
- the dnaE gene encoding DNA polymerase III subunit alpha: MAELIMTELLAPALLPSAPPPAVTPASPQTQAMGRRGPLVYAELHCLSHFSFMRGASSPAELVHRAKSLGYAALALTDECSVAGAVRAFEAARDCDLHLIYGSEFVWGALKIVALARDLQGWGNLCEFITVARSRAGKGAYVLDDTSPWHLLRQGCECLLLPQRSQLNASDWIAISACLKRVSGYFNAENLWLGVELHLAPDDSLWLQSLQQVGTELGLPLLACGDVHMHARSRKPLQDVVTAVRLGRMVAECGFALQPNAERHLRSRLRLASLYPKAMLEATLDLARRCSFSLDEIRYHYPQESVLPGITATQTLAWLTWEGAAGRYPQGIPEDVHTQLLKELALIADQKYEMYFLTVHDIVRYARSIGILCQGRGSAANSAVCYCLGITAVDPKGNHLLFERFISKERKEPPDIDVDFEHARREEVIQYIYDKYGRDRAALTAVVSCWRSRSALRDVGKALGLPADLIDALAKGQYWFSEHAQAEAVDSAEEEHAPEVLPEDWVERKLKEAQVLAQEKDWAVGAHQLRLWIELAWQLKDCPRHLSQHVGGFVLTEGKLTRLVPVEPATMDKRSIIQWDKDDLDIVGLLKVDVLALGMLTMLRNALNERARWRGELWELHQIPQEDPATYAMICRADTVGTFQIESRAQMSMLPRLLPRTFYDLVVEVAIVRPGPIQGGMVHPYLLARERARRNLPLKLEKPELEDALKRTFGVPIFQEQVMQIAIVAAGFSPGRADELRRSMAAWKRKGGVHRFRDELVGGMLAKDYSPEFANAIFAQMLGFGEYGFPESHAYSFALLAYASAWLKRHEPAIFLQALLNAQPMGFYSPSQLVQDARRHGVRVLPVDVCHSHWLCTLEAPLQTLRGVEQPQPAVRLGLNRVARLSSAAALRIEEQAAQSPWADVADLAIRARLDRTDMEALAAADALRSLAGHRRQQMWDAAAQTTLPPIFSQAPILEPQLALPPAKEGEEIMFDYAATGLSLRRHPLALLRPRLARHGLKTAVELRQMLPGQKVRACGIVTVRQRPPTAKGTLFITLEDETGVINLVVWAKTFARWQAPLLASRLLAVEGVWQTSTAPQLNAEEYKGKHAHAQSDKAPTAHHLVVLRARDMTRWLGRFAQVGLSSRDFH